One window from the genome of Parachlamydiales bacterium encodes:
- a CDS encoding zinc ribbon domain-containing protein: protein MDNQKCSSCQSCGMPLMDSKDYRVKSDGIKFCLHCLNEDESLKTFEEVVQGTAGYLESSQGLSKSAAYDTAKSMITKMPAWKDKKHVN, encoded by the coding sequence ATGGACAACCAAAAATGTAGTTCTTGTCAATCCTGTGGCATGCCGCTTATGGATTCTAAAGATTATAGAGTAAAGTCGGACGGCATAAAATTTTGCCTCCACTGCTTGAATGAAGACGAGTCTTTAAAAACATTTGAAGAAGTAGTTCAAGGAACAGCCGGATATTTAGAATCAAGTCAAGGTCTTAGTAAATCTGCTGCCTACGATACAGCTAAAAGTATGATCACTAAAATGCCCGCATGGAAAGACAAAAAACACGTGAATTGA
- the mgtE gene encoding magnesium transporter has translation MSDTSQETALPLSERIAELADHYPMDAAQELEQHPLDEQLLAIKLLPHAKAVSVFEYLPFTIQQDILNHLGSDYAASILNDLSPDDRTAFLEELSIEVSSKLLKYLSRDERAMAIKLLGYPEGSVGRLMTPDYLAVEPNWSVRKVMEFIRENGKDTETLNVIYVVDKEGKLIDDLRIRELLLAPLDSSVKDISDDKYVALSVYETEEDVVKTFRKYNRTALPVVNESEKILGIVTLDDILQVVEEVDTEDIQKIGGTSALDDPYMQISFFDLMKKRAGWLTLLFMGEMLTASAMGYFEEEISKAVVLALFLPLIISSGGNAGSQASTLVIRALALGEVTFKNAWQIIRREFFAGLFLGSILGIIGFLRIASWALFTDMYGPHWALIGFTVCFSLIGVVLWGSLSGVLFPLVLEKLGFDPAASSAPFVATMVDVTGVIIYFTLAILFLQGTLL, from the coding sequence ATGTCGGATACGAGTCAAGAGACTGCTCTCCCCCTTTCTGAACGCATTGCAGAGTTGGCAGACCATTATCCTATGGATGCGGCTCAGGAGCTGGAACAGCACCCCTTGGATGAGCAGCTGCTTGCTATCAAGCTGCTGCCTCACGCAAAAGCAGTCAGCGTTTTTGAATATCTTCCCTTCACAATCCAACAAGACATACTCAATCACTTAGGCTCTGACTATGCAGCCAGCATATTAAATGACCTTTCTCCGGACGATAGAACTGCATTTTTAGAAGAATTATCCATAGAAGTCAGTTCTAAACTCCTAAAATATCTTTCGCGGGATGAACGCGCAATGGCAATCAAGCTCCTGGGCTATCCGGAAGGTAGTGTAGGAAGATTGATGACCCCTGATTATTTAGCTGTAGAGCCTAACTGGTCTGTCCGCAAAGTGATGGAGTTTATCCGTGAGAATGGAAAGGATACTGAAACGTTAAACGTTATTTACGTCGTTGATAAAGAGGGTAAGCTTATTGACGATCTGAGGATAAGGGAGTTATTGTTAGCTCCTCTGGATAGTAGTGTCAAGGATATCTCTGATGATAAATATGTCGCCTTGTCCGTTTATGAAACAGAAGAAGATGTTGTTAAAACCTTCAGAAAATATAACCGTACGGCTTTACCTGTTGTCAACGAGTCAGAAAAAATCTTAGGCATTGTTACCTTGGATGACATCCTCCAAGTTGTTGAAGAAGTCGACACTGAAGACATTCAGAAAATCGGGGGTACCTCCGCACTCGATGATCCCTATATGCAAATCTCCTTTTTTGACTTGATGAAGAAAAGAGCAGGCTGGCTTACACTACTATTCATGGGAGAAATGCTGACAGCTTCGGCGATGGGATATTTTGAGGAGGAGATCTCTAAGGCTGTTGTTTTGGCTCTATTCCTTCCACTTATCATCTCCAGTGGAGGCAATGCAGGCTCTCAAGCCTCTACCCTGGTAATTCGAGCCTTAGCTCTGGGAGAAGTCACATTCAAAAATGCGTGGCAGATCATCCGAAGGGAATTCTTCGCAGGATTATTCCTAGGTTCGATTTTAGGTATCATCGGCTTCCTAAGGATAGCCTCTTGGGCCCTGTTTACCGATATGTATGGTCCACACTGGGCACTCATTGGATTTACGGTGTGCTTTTCTTTAATAGGTGTAGTTTTATGGGGATCTTTAAGCGGGGTGTTATTCCCGCTCGTTCTAGAAAAATTAGGATTTGACCCGGCCGCATCGTCGGCACCGTTCGTGGCTACGATGGTCGATGTGACCGGAGTCATTATTTATTTCACTTTAGCGATACTATTTCTCCAGGGAACATTGCTCTAA
- the typA gene encoding translational GTPase TypA: MYHPKKIRNVAIIAHIDHGKTTLVDCLLKQGNIFRDNAKVLERVMDSNAQERERGITIYSKQTCIHIDDYKINIIDTPGHADFSGEVERILGTVNSVLLLVDAQEGPMPQTRFVLMKSLRMGLNPIVIINKIDRPHADPDRVLNETFDLFTELGATDEQLDFSYCYASGLGGYAVLDPAEKPVDMRPLLQLIIDKVPAPSGDPDEPFLMQITTVGFDEYVGRLVCGRVRQGKISKGQPLLHISATDQKRSNVTRIEVAHGLEMVEMNEAGVGDIITLAGFPTATIGDTLCDPNNPIQLPPITLDAPTVSVDICVNNSPFVGKSGQHVTMNKIRDRLEKEKRSNISLNISADTSDQDKITVAGRGELHLAVLIEQMRREGYEFSLSKPKVITREEDGVLMEPMERVHVDVPEEYSGSIIEQLSKRKGEMQSLETTAEGMTRMIFVIPMRGLIGYRNEFLTMTRGLGVLTSLFEGYAPWKGNIGGKNRGALIAGSGGPSTAYSLWNLQDRGTLFVGPGDDVYEGMVVGEHSRENDLIVNTTKGKQLTNVRAAGSDENIMLIPPLRLTLEQAIDYIREDEYVEVTPDAVRLRKKYLTENERKRLDRKK, from the coding sequence ATGTATCACCCCAAAAAAATCCGTAATGTCGCTATTATTGCACACATTGACCATGGTAAAACCACTTTAGTCGATTGCCTTCTCAAACAAGGGAATATTTTCCGCGATAACGCCAAAGTTCTAGAACGTGTCATGGACAGCAATGCCCAGGAGCGTGAGCGTGGCATCACCATCTACTCCAAACAAACTTGTATTCATATCGACGACTACAAAATTAACATCATCGACACCCCTGGACACGCGGACTTCTCCGGCGAGGTAGAACGTATCCTTGGCACCGTCAACTCAGTCTTGCTCCTTGTCGACGCCCAAGAAGGCCCAATGCCTCAAACGCGCTTCGTCCTTATGAAATCTCTTCGTATGGGACTTAATCCTATTGTTATTATCAACAAAATCGATAGACCTCACGCAGATCCCGACCGCGTTCTTAATGAAACCTTTGATCTATTTACAGAACTTGGCGCAACAGACGAACAGCTCGACTTCTCTTACTGCTACGCTTCCGGTTTGGGCGGCTACGCTGTATTGGATCCAGCAGAAAAACCTGTGGATATGCGTCCTCTCCTTCAGCTTATCATCGATAAAGTTCCTGCACCATCGGGCGATCCAGATGAACCTTTCCTTATGCAGATCACAACCGTCGGTTTCGACGAGTATGTGGGCCGCCTAGTTTGCGGAAGAGTCCGTCAAGGAAAAATTTCCAAAGGCCAACCCCTGCTTCATATTTCCGCCACCGATCAAAAACGCAGCAACGTCACTCGTATCGAAGTAGCTCACGGCCTAGAAATGGTAGAAATGAACGAAGCGGGAGTAGGCGATATTATTACTCTAGCAGGATTCCCTACAGCAACTATTGGCGATACGCTCTGCGATCCAAACAACCCGATCCAACTTCCCCCTATCACTTTGGACGCCCCTACCGTTTCCGTCGACATCTGCGTCAACAATAGCCCCTTTGTCGGCAAGTCCGGTCAACACGTCACGATGAATAAAATCCGTGACCGTCTTGAAAAAGAAAAACGTTCTAATATTTCGTTAAATATTAGTGCAGATACTAGCGACCAAGATAAAATTACTGTAGCAGGACGCGGCGAACTTCACCTGGCTGTTCTAATCGAGCAAATGCGCCGTGAAGGTTATGAATTCAGCCTTTCCAAACCTAAAGTTATTACGCGCGAAGAAGATGGCGTTCTCATGGAACCTATGGAACGCGTACATGTGGACGTTCCCGAAGAATACTCCGGTTCCATCATCGAGCAGTTGTCCAAACGTAAAGGGGAAATGCAAAGCCTTGAAACAACGGCAGAAGGTATGACACGTATGATATTCGTCATTCCAATGCGCGGACTGATCGGCTACCGCAATGAGTTCCTTACGATGACGCGCGGTCTCGGCGTTTTAACATCACTTTTCGAAGGCTATGCTCCATGGAAAGGCAACATTGGTGGTAAAAACCGCGGAGCTCTTATTGCAGGCTCAGGCGGACCATCTACAGCTTACTCTCTATGGAACCTTCAAGATCGCGGAACCCTATTCGTAGGTCCAGGCGACGATGTTTACGAAGGTATGGTTGTAGGTGAGCATTCACGCGAAAATGACCTCATTGTCAATACGACAAAAGGTAAACAGCTAACGAACGTGCGTGCTGCAGGCAGTGATGAGAACATCATGCTCATCCCGCCTCTCAGACTTACGTTAGAGCAAGCCATCGACTATATCCGTGAAGATGAATATGTTGAGGTCACTCCTGATGCAGTCCGTCTCAGAAAGAAATACCTTACTGAGAATGAGCGCAAGCGTTTAGACCGCAAAAAATAA
- a CDS encoding class I SAM-dependent methyltransferase — MLKQFLLPTLLLASTMSNPIECDLTQHKDNSLWDNTNVAINIDSYWLESPLEAVRRKYIANFVGNIYQGNESFLEIGSGSGLIYKEIVPRFISNDKYTGIDSSKNMLAISRMRYLKGDFRKDDLFNLTLNDNSFDVVAAFEVFGHLPSIEKPVSEMFRVAKRMVVFTLWTAEKTNCTYEHIEDTTFVHYAYSQSDVMDIIARNLDGQNYSVAVVSLPDGISGYLIFKQ; from the coding sequence ATGCTCAAACAATTTTTACTACCAACCCTCCTCTTAGCCTCCACAATGTCAAATCCTATTGAATGTGATCTAACACAGCATAAGGATAACAGCCTTTGGGATAACACCAATGTGGCAATAAATATCGATAGCTACTGGTTAGAATCCCCATTAGAAGCAGTGCGCCGTAAATATATCGCTAATTTCGTAGGCAATATATATCAAGGCAATGAGAGTTTTTTAGAGATTGGCAGCGGTTCCGGGCTTATCTACAAAGAGATTGTGCCACGTTTTATCTCCAATGATAAATATACCGGTATCGACAGTTCAAAAAACATGCTAGCAATTTCTCGTATGAGGTATCTAAAAGGAGATTTCCGCAAGGATGACCTTTTTAATCTAACCTTAAATGATAATTCTTTTGATGTCGTCGCAGCATTTGAAGTGTTTGGCCACCTGCCATCCATAGAAAAACCTGTTTCAGAAATGTTTAGAGTAGCTAAGCGTATGGTTGTCTTCACTCTTTGGACAGCAGAAAAAACAAATTGCACCTATGAACATATTGAGGATACTACTTTTGTTCACTATGCATATTCACAGAGCGATGTAATGGATATCATAGCCCGCAATCTCGACGGCCAAAACTATAGCGTAGCAGTCGTTTCACTTCCGGATGGCATTTCAGGTTATTTGATATTCAAACAATAA
- a CDS encoding DegT/DnrJ/EryC1/StrS family aminotransferase, translating into MQLFLPKYEVEECVDAIRKVLESGWTGCGPVCRQFEQDWSSFTGASHCHYMSSATAALHVALRLCNLPPESHVLTTPLTFVSTNAVILYENHIPVFVDINEDDLSLDADDFLLKKERYKSKAAMWVHYGGNISDHFYKVAEALKSELGKSFTLIEDCAHASGARYKDGKALGSSPSTYSCFSFHSVKNLPTFDSGMLCVNSEAVNQRARKLSWLGIDKDTFARTNSTQTDLYKWRYDVPELGWKYNGNDVAASIACVQLKYLDRDNKKRHQMFQWYKDNLESNKNLKIMKHSPHSSHHLFVLRVKNRDEMIKILKDNGIAAGVHYLPNNDFPIFQKYYTPGECPVLEKISGELISLPNHLTLTKEDIDRVSEVVNAAAKS; encoded by the coding sequence ATGCAACTTTTTTTACCAAAATACGAAGTGGAAGAATGCGTAGATGCAATCCGCAAAGTTCTAGAGTCGGGCTGGACAGGATGCGGACCTGTTTGTCGCCAATTTGAACAAGATTGGTCATCATTTACAGGCGCATCACATTGCCACTATATGAGCAGTGCTACAGCAGCCCTACATGTAGCCCTCAGACTATGCAATCTACCGCCAGAATCGCATGTGTTGACAACGCCACTGACGTTCGTCTCAACAAATGCAGTTATCCTGTATGAAAATCACATCCCTGTCTTTGTTGACATCAACGAAGACGACCTCTCATTGGATGCTGACGACTTTTTATTGAAAAAAGAAAGATACAAATCCAAAGCAGCAATGTGGGTACATTATGGCGGCAACATTTCCGATCATTTCTACAAAGTTGCAGAAGCCCTCAAGTCTGAATTAGGAAAAAGTTTTACATTGATTGAAGACTGTGCTCATGCTTCAGGAGCACGCTATAAAGATGGAAAAGCTCTGGGTTCATCCCCTTCCACTTACTCATGCTTCAGCTTCCATTCCGTAAAGAACCTACCGACGTTTGACTCAGGAATGCTTTGTGTCAATTCCGAAGCGGTAAATCAACGTGCTAGAAAGCTTTCTTGGCTAGGTATTGACAAGGACACCTTTGCACGGACGAACTCCACGCAAACCGATCTATATAAATGGCGTTATGATGTGCCGGAGCTAGGCTGGAAATATAACGGCAATGATGTCGCCGCTTCTATTGCCTGTGTTCAGCTGAAATACCTTGATAGGGACAACAAAAAAAGACATCAGATGTTCCAATGGTATAAGGACAACCTCGAATCCAACAAAAACCTTAAGATCATGAAGCATTCTCCCCACAGTTCACACCACCTATTTGTGCTGCGTGTAAAAAATAGGGACGAGATGATTAAGATCTTAAAAGATAACGGAATAGCTGCAGGTGTCCATTATTTGCCGAACAATGATTTCCCCATTTTCCAAAAGTATTACACACCGGGCGAATGCCCTGTATTGGAGAAAATCAGTGGTGAGCTAATCAGTTTGCCTAACCACTTGACTCTTACTAAAGAAGATATCGACCGCGTATCAGAGGTTGTAAATGCAGCTGCAAAAAGCTAG
- a CDS encoding GNAT family N-acetyltransferase, giving the protein MQLQKASLTPLDLNNPDHIGCMFLVRSHPAVSQFMPGSPPANFLQHTQYLYNVKNKLFFIVYEEETPCGYAQCTFSGEEIELGWALHPDYWGKGIGTTAVQQLVDVIAAHNKRIVLYVQKNNPRALAIYQKQGFSLLEKGTDEKQYKMELVHANRS; this is encoded by the coding sequence ATGCAGCTGCAAAAAGCTAGTCTTACTCCACTAGACTTGAATAATCCCGACCATATCGGGTGCATGTTTTTAGTTAGATCGCATCCTGCAGTGTCGCAATTTATGCCGGGCTCGCCCCCGGCAAATTTTTTGCAGCACACTCAGTATCTGTACAATGTGAAAAACAAACTGTTTTTTATAGTGTATGAAGAGGAAACTCCCTGCGGTTATGCCCAGTGTACTTTCAGTGGCGAAGAGATAGAACTCGGCTGGGCCCTTCACCCTGACTACTGGGGTAAAGGTATAGGAACAACAGCAGTACAGCAATTAGTCGATGTCATTGCAGCACACAATAAGCGCATCGTCCTTTATGTCCAAAAAAACAATCCGCGCGCTTTAGCTATTTACCAAAAGCAAGGATTTAGTTTATTGGAAAAGGGAACTGACGAAAAGCAATATAAAATGGAACTTGTTCATGCTAATCGCTCCTGA
- a CDS encoding glycosyltransferase family A protein, whose amino-acid sequence MLIAPEISVVISTYNRNHPSRDCASLFQRAVDSILNQTFFDFELILINDASHDGTHDLCLKYAAQDCRVKYVCHEKNTQLPARCYNEGMGLSRGRYIAFMFDDDMWLPTTLHDLYTFFESSLKELPNLGMVYGQTQFNDTATNTILNPQFGLAWDLNLLHTHNLLANCAVLLKKEVIEVVGGYDEDPVMRRICDWDLWQRIGRMYSVLFLPKLVASVYQNQPDSIGSLVVLDRKQVRKRQKSNRKLPLQIRNPTIWQRIRSALTFFHIHFPVSKKYKHYEALCVPKMKYYTKKFLQTIGCWKLAKTVYDRIKT is encoded by the coding sequence ATGCTAATCGCTCCTGAGATATCTGTTGTCATTTCAACCTATAATAGAAACCATCCCTCTCGCGACTGCGCTTCCCTATTCCAACGAGCAGTAGATTCCATCTTAAATCAAACATTTTTTGATTTTGAGCTTATCCTTATTAATGACGCTTCCCATGATGGTACGCATGATCTCTGCTTAAAATATGCCGCTCAAGACTGCCGTGTCAAATATGTTTGCCATGAAAAAAACACCCAATTGCCCGCAAGGTGCTATAATGAAGGGATGGGTTTAAGCCGCGGCCGTTATATTGCTTTTATGTTTGATGATGATATGTGGTTGCCTACGACATTGCATGATCTTTATACCTTCTTTGAATCTAGCCTCAAAGAACTGCCTAACTTAGGAATGGTCTACGGTCAGACACAATTCAATGATACCGCTACGAACACAATTTTAAACCCTCAATTCGGATTAGCCTGGGATTTAAACCTTCTACATACTCATAACTTACTAGCTAACTGTGCTGTGCTTCTGAAAAAAGAGGTTATTGAGGTTGTCGGAGGTTATGACGAAGATCCTGTCATGCGTAGAATTTGTGATTGGGATCTTTGGCAAAGGATAGGTAGAATGTATTCCGTCCTCTTCTTACCTAAACTTGTGGCTAGTGTCTATCAAAATCAACCTGATTCCATAGGTTCATTGGTAGTGCTAGATAGAAAGCAGGTACGTAAGCGGCAAAAATCAAACCGTAAGCTTCCTCTTCAGATAAGAAATCCTACTATCTGGCAGCGTATTAGAAGTGCACTCACCTTTTTCCATATACATTTTCCCGTATCTAAAAAGTATAAGCATTATGAAGCCTTGTGCGTTCCTAAAATGAAATATTACACAAAAAAATTCCTACAGACAATCGGCTGCTGGAAACTTGCAAAGACAGTTTATGACCGCATCAAAACCTAA
- a CDS encoding glycosyltransferase produces the protein MTASKPKALFVYSDRFCTCTMKRCFEVVNGLWRYQNHAVEAAAIHIKNLDEQHFQTHQVILFQRLGANGEFLSEETKSNLENWICRYKDRCRFVYDIDDFLFNSQSGYPATLAKLCHYGLVPNDYLKEQMSKYQKCHVIRTHVDTDSILQTPKKVHSPVSDIHIGWFSCSANGIETIKSAIDQIPLKLKSRLKFHLFCDVVFHDLVKKVIPDTCLNIYPMVSPSEMYSNMLSMQILINPLTLHCLHEERIGVKQDDFPSLMQGKSEVKYALAGACSIPLIVTPVDSYQKVIKHKVNGLFADTPQEWAEGIIYLAEQPQSAQEIGRKSFEDVIKNYSLQRASKDYADFFLQITG, from the coding sequence ATGACCGCATCAAAACCTAAAGCTTTATTTGTATATTCTGACAGATTCTGCACTTGTACAATGAAAAGATGCTTTGAAGTTGTCAACGGCTTATGGAGATATCAAAACCATGCTGTGGAAGCTGCAGCGATACACATTAAAAATTTGGATGAACAGCATTTCCAGACTCATCAAGTGATACTTTTTCAGCGCCTAGGAGCCAATGGTGAGTTTTTATCAGAGGAAACAAAGAGTAATTTAGAAAATTGGATTTGCCGCTATAAAGATCGATGCCGTTTTGTATATGACATCGATGACTTTCTTTTTAATTCGCAAAGCGGATATCCGGCAACTTTGGCAAAACTTTGCCACTATGGTTTAGTGCCGAATGACTATCTAAAAGAGCAGATGTCAAAATATCAGAAATGCCATGTCATCAGAACACATGTAGACACTGATAGTATTCTACAAACCCCAAAAAAAGTCCATTCTCCGGTGAGTGATATTCACATAGGATGGTTTTCCTGTTCAGCTAATGGTATAGAAACAATTAAATCCGCTATAGATCAAATCCCCTTAAAATTAAAAAGCCGATTAAAATTTCATCTCTTTTGCGATGTGGTATTCCATGATTTAGTAAAAAAAGTCATTCCAGATACATGTTTAAATATATACCCCATGGTTTCCCCTTCCGAGATGTATTCAAACATGCTTTCGATGCAAATATTGATAAATCCATTGACGTTACATTGTCTTCATGAAGAACGCATCGGAGTGAAACAAGACGACTTTCCCTCCTTAATGCAAGGAAAATCAGAAGTCAAATATGCTTTAGCGGGAGCCTGCTCTATCCCCCTTATTGTTACACCTGTAGATTCCTATCAAAAGGTTATTAAGCATAAAGTTAATGGATTATTCGCCGATACTCCACAAGAATGGGCTGAAGGAATAATTTATCTTGCAGAACAACCCCAAAGTGCTCAAGAGATAGGTAGAAAAAGTTTTGAGGATGTTATTAAAAACTATAGTCTACAAAGGGCATCTAAGGATTACGCTGATTTTTTTCTTCAGATTACCGGTTAA